From Anticarsia gemmatalis isolate Benzon Research Colony breed Stoneville strain chromosome 3, ilAntGemm2 primary, whole genome shotgun sequence, one genomic window encodes:
- the LOC142987578 gene encoding uncharacterized protein LOC142987578 isoform X1 yields the protein MAQLVKSGARLRSVPVRFRYLFLLATVFGSSFLIISITNRTEILFVNNDQALSTLEFQRYEIQPEARYTINTEGCTIPGLLPLDDAVKPFNQPPTELKSCPNANYSLLQHNETHIWVDTDMLEYYNVPREGNISCCYKSFYRPSAIRDIFSDSVDDRVQYEPCVDFTNYVETAHEFVKVTCDFEQKTIYEEFFLFARKKMRSFNRNMNTHRNESTPATHYNVIVMGIDAISRLNFYRTMPKTLAYLKKKGAIELLGYNKVGDNTFPNLTPMLLGIKESDLKRTCWPDHSANFDNCPFIWQWFKEAGFYTALGEDSAHLGTFNFAKFGFIKSPTDYYIRTFIHEAEVNAGNTKDFNSYICMGNKYFYKVLLDYIEHLTSTLRLSKLFGFFWEVTMSHDYLNYPMAMDDSYEAFLERLDSNNYLDNTILLLLSDHGIRWGAIRLTKQGRLEERLPFVHILLPPSFQVNYNQAYQNLKQNSKRLTTPFDIYATLSDLIKLEVISDTNIKQRSKRPYGHSRSISLFLPIPKNRTCKMADIDDHWCTCHKSVKMNSRSYAAHNVAQQLVNHLNMIVREYPQCAELSLADVLEVTEMLVGKPRKDEVGWREFMAVVKTSPGDGVFEGTLRHQDDKWSLAGTISRLNLYGGQSRCVEHYQLKLYCYCQ from the coding sequence ATGGCACAGCTGGTGAAGAGCGGCGCGCGGCTTCGCTCTGTTCCTGTGCGCTTCAGATACTTGTTCCTGCTCGCCACGGTATTCGGAAGTAGCTTCCTTATTATTTCAATCACCAATCGCACTGAAATATTGTTCGTAAACAACGACCAAGCCTTATCCACCTTGGAATTTCAACGTTACGAAATTCAGCCGGAAGCAAGATATACAATTAATACCGAAGGCTGCACTATTCCCGGATTACTGCCCTTAGATGACGCCGTAAAACCGTTCAATCAACCCCCAACTGAACTTAAAAGTTGCCCCAACGCCAACTACTCTCTACTACAACATAACGAAACTCATATATGGGTAGACACGGACATGTTAGAATATTACAATGTCCCCAGAGAAGGAAATATATCTTGTTGTTACAAGTCATTCTACAGACCGTCAGCGATCAGGGATATATTTTCGGATAGTGTTGACGACAGAGTACAATACGAACCTTGTGTtgatttcacaaattatgttgAGACAGCGCATGAATTTGTTAAAGTTACATGTGATTTTGAACAGAAAACTATTTACgaagaattttttttatttgctcgGAAGAAGATGCGTTCATTTAACCGAAACATGAACACTCATAGGAATGAGTCTACACCAGCGACACATTACAACGTAATCGTGATGGGGATCGATGCTATCTCCAGGTTAAATTTTTATAGAACGATGCCAAAAACATTGGcttatttgaaaaagaaaggTGCTATAGAATTATTAGGTTACAACAAAGTGGGCGACAATACATTTCCCAACTTGACACCGATGTTACTTGGTATAAAAGAAAGTGATCTAAAGAGAACGTGCTGGCCCGACCACAGTGCCAACTTTGACAACTGTCCCTTCATATGGCAGTGGTTCAAGGAAGCGGGGTTTTATACTGCGCTCGGTGAGGACAGCGCGCATCTAGGCACATTTAACTTTGCAAAATTCGGTTTCATAAAATCACCTACTGATTACTATATCCGTACATTTATACATGAAGCGGAAGTCAACGCTGGCAATACTAAAGATTTCAATTCGTATATTTGTAtgggaaataaatatttctataaggTACTGTTAGACTACATCGAACATTTGACGTCCACCCTGAGGCTCTCCAAGCTTTTTGGGTTCTTTTGGGAAGTAACCATGAGtcatgattatttaaattatcccATGGCGATGGATGATAGCTACGAAGCATTCTTAGAAAGACTCgatagtaataattatttagataatactattttattattgttaagtgATCACGGTATAAGGTGGGGTGCGATCAGACTAACTAAACAAGGACGGTTAGAAGAACGATTGCCTTTCGTTCATATATTACTACCGCCATCGTTTCAAGTTAATTACAACCAGGCGTATCAAAATTTAAAGCAAAACAGTAAAAGGCTTACAACACCTTTCGACATATACGCGACGCTGTCCGATTTAATCAAGTTAGAAGTAATAAGCGATACAAATATTAAACAGCGATCAAAAAGGCCTTATGGCCACAGTAGAAGTATTAGTCTGTTTTTACCCATACCCAAAAATAGAACGTGTAAAATGGCCGACATCGACGACCACTGGTGCACTTGTCACAAAAGTGTGAAGATGAACTCAAGAAGCTACGCAGCTCATAATGTTGCACAGCAGCTGGTGaatcatttaaatatgattGTGAGAGAGTATCCGCAATGCGCCGAGTTATCCCTCGCAGATGTACTGGAGGTGACCGAGATGCTGGTGGGCAAGCCTAGGAAAGATGAAGTGGGGTGGCGCGAGTTTATGGCGGTGGTGAAAACGTCGCCGGGGGACGGCGTGTTTGAGGGCACCCTGCGACATCAGGACGACAAGTGGAGCCTCGCCGGTACCATCAGCCGCCTCAACCTGTACGGTGGTCAAAGTAGATGCGTGGAACACTACCAGCTCAAACTATATTGTTATTGCCAGTAA